In a single window of the Streptomyces sp. NBC_00094 genome:
- a CDS encoding SUKH-4 family immunity protein, which yields MTDRELRSLMDDPALVLRHDRAELRARLAALPDELGGVGREVFTQAEAVFGGARVSSAEFASWLHFAATVLGHDAYAERVAAAEPGLPWRTVWAWWRPVGVYEAEPNLSGDRSADVYEAGGRRLVKVWALWCADAWFDLATGERCAAPEDGDFEPLDDEAPDGPWLFDGDGDEAPLHCPESWEEPLVVDGGRFLFLDARGVVLVERNEAAAALPKDGTEPSGWTAPGDGEPWFRPGGEGGVGAESEVGDGDEGENGAGAGSQARGDSRGRAGVRGGVGPLTGDRLERAFGADGVVRVPAAELPDVLTHEPTRVLLARVGLPRHWGAGVTSFALEKDLLGPGPDGLLRVGVFDLGFCDPGEVFVHPVTGAVALRQPDGSHGPGGDAAFPLVRDLEAFVLFLEGVRRHMGACWDPYPGEEGAETFLREMAAVDAEALAEDAPGTEVWEHLFASITELSVEGY from the coding sequence ATGACCGACCGAGAACTCCGCTCCCTCATGGACGACCCCGCCCTCGTCCTCCGCCACGACCGCGCCGAACTCCGCGCCCGGCTGGCCGCCCTGCCCGACGAGCTCGGCGGCGTGGGGCGCGAGGTGTTCACCCAGGCCGAGGCCGTGTTCGGGGGCGCCCGGGTGTCCTCCGCCGAGTTCGCCTCGTGGCTGCACTTCGCGGCGACCGTGCTGGGCCACGACGCCTACGCGGAGCGGGTCGCCGCCGCCGAACCGGGCCTTCCCTGGCGGACGGTGTGGGCGTGGTGGCGGCCGGTCGGCGTGTACGAGGCGGAGCCGAACCTGAGCGGCGACCGCTCGGCCGACGTGTACGAGGCCGGGGGCCGGCGGCTGGTGAAGGTGTGGGCGCTGTGGTGCGCGGACGCGTGGTTCGACCTGGCCACCGGCGAGCGCTGCGCCGCCCCCGAGGACGGCGACTTCGAGCCCCTCGACGACGAGGCCCCCGACGGGCCCTGGTTGTTCGACGGGGACGGGGACGAAGCGCCGCTGCACTGCCCGGAGTCCTGGGAGGAGCCCCTGGTGGTGGACGGGGGACGGTTCCTCTTCCTCGACGCGCGCGGGGTGGTGCTCGTCGAGCGGAACGAGGCGGCGGCCGCCCTCCCGAAGGACGGCACGGAGCCGTCCGGGTGGACGGCACCGGGCGACGGCGAGCCGTGGTTCCGGCCTGGGGGCGAGGGCGGGGTCGGAGCCGAGAGCGAGGTCGGTGACGGAGACGAAGGCGAGAACGGGGCAGGAGCCGGGAGCCAGGCCCGTGGTGACTCCAGGGGGCGGGCCGGAGTGCGAGGTGGTGTCGGGCCGCTCACCGGCGACCGGCTTGAGCGGGCGTTCGGGGCCGACGGGGTCGTCCGGGTCCCGGCGGCGGAGCTTCCCGACGTCCTCACCCACGAGCCGACCCGCGTCCTGCTCGCCCGGGTAGGCCTGCCCCGCCACTGGGGAGCCGGCGTCACCTCGTTCGCGCTGGAGAAGGACCTGCTGGGCCCCGGTCCCGACGGTCTGCTCCGGGTCGGCGTCTTCGACCTGGGTTTCTGCGACCCGGGCGAGGTCTTCGTCCACCCCGTCACCGGCGCGGTCGCGCTGCGGCAGCCCGACGGCAGCCACGGCCCCGGCGGGGACGCCGCCTTCCCCCTCGTACGCGATCTGGAGGCGTTCGTCCTGTTCCTTGAGGGCGTACGCCGTCACATGGGCGCCTGCTGGGACCCGTACCCCGGCGAGGAGGGCGCGGAGACGTTCCTGCGGGAGATGGCCGCCGTCGACGCCGAGGCGCTCGCCGAGGACGCGCCCGGTACGGAGGTCTGGGAGCACCTCTTCGCCTCCATCACCGAGCTGAGCGTCGAGGGCTACTGA
- a CDS encoding Lrp/AsnC family transcriptional regulator: protein MAVDELDTRILRLLIEQPRTSVREYARILGVARGTVQARIDRLERDGVITATGPVLSPAALGHPVLAFVHVEVTQGRLEEVGDALAGVPEIVEAFSITGGGDLLTRVVARDAGHLEDVIQRLIRLPGVVRTRTEIALRERVPHRLLPLVEAVGRRSGSS, encoded by the coding sequence ATGGCGGTGGACGAACTCGACACCCGAATCCTGCGTCTCCTCATCGAACAGCCGCGGACGAGCGTGCGGGAGTACGCGCGGATCCTGGGCGTGGCGCGGGGCACCGTACAGGCGCGGATCGACCGTCTGGAGCGGGACGGGGTGATCACGGCGACGGGCCCGGTCCTCTCCCCCGCCGCGCTCGGTCACCCGGTGCTCGCCTTCGTCCACGTCGAGGTGACCCAGGGCCGTCTGGAGGAGGTCGGCGACGCGCTCGCGGGCGTGCCGGAGATCGTGGAGGCCTTCTCGATCACCGGTGGCGGGGATCTGCTGACGCGTGTGGTGGCCCGGGACGCCGGGCACCTGGAGGACGTCATCCAGCGGCTGATCCGGCTGCCGGGGGTGGTCCGCACCCGGACCGAGATCGCGCTGCGTGAGCGGGTTCCGCACCGGCTGCTGCCGCTGGTCGAGGCGGTCGGACGCCGCTCGGGCAGCTCGTGA
- a CDS encoding molybdopterin-binding protein — translation MQSYTIGQAARLLGVSPDTARRWADAGRVATHRDEGGRRLVDGRDLAAFSVELAQSAPGDEDESYTSARNAFPGIVTAVKLGDVAAQVEIQAGPHRLVSLLTREAVEELGLEVGMQATARVKSTSVHIDRA, via the coding sequence ATGCAGTCCTACACCATCGGACAGGCGGCGCGCCTCCTGGGCGTCAGCCCCGACACCGCACGCCGCTGGGCCGACGCCGGCCGGGTCGCCACCCATCGTGACGAGGGCGGCCGGCGTCTCGTGGACGGCCGTGACCTCGCCGCCTTCTCCGTCGAGCTCGCCCAGAGCGCCCCGGGCGACGAGGACGAGTCGTACACCTCGGCGCGGAACGCGTTCCCCGGGATCGTGACCGCGGTCAAGCTCGGTGACGTCGCCGCCCAGGTCGAGATCCAGGCCGGCCCGCACCGACTCGTCTCCCTCCTCACCCGCGAGGCCGTCGAGGAGCTGGGTCTGGAGGTCGGGATGCAGGCGACCGCCCGCGTGAAGTCGACCAGCGTGCACATCGACCGCGCCTGA
- a CDS encoding ABC transporter permease, which translates to MKRLRVRPTGHGPRTPIVLAVPALLAVAFLVLPLVGVLARTEWGAFGAHLTDPGTVEALRLSLVVSFWALGLSLLLGVPLAWLLARVPFRGKALVRSLVLLPMVLPPTVGGVALLLAFGRRGLLGPWLESSFGITFPFHTSGAVLAATFVAMPFLVISLEGALGGLRPRYEETAASLGASPVRVFFTVTLPMVAPGLLAGAALTWARALGEFGATITFAGNLPGTTQTLPLHVYLLLQEEPEAATSVSLLLLAIAMAVLVALRGRWTGTPSSPRRTAPLPEPVVEPGAGPVDGAAPVPADGAADAVPDGGAADAVPDGGRWALRAEVGGFTELTLDADPGTTIAVVGPNGAGKTTLLRALLGLTPRAHATLRLGDTDVTDLPPHRRRVAWVPQDGALFPHLSALSNTAYGLRAHGVPRAEARRAAHGWLDRLGVGHLAHRRPAQLSGGQAQRVALARALAARPRLLLLDEPLAALDQTTRAHVRHTLRTHLAGFGGVCLIVTHDPVEAVSLADRVLVLEDGRTLQDAAPGEVSRHPRSPWVARMLGSNAWPGAATAEGLALDGGGALVAAEPPPPGTRALAIIAPEAVAVHREKPGGSPRNVWPGTVREITASGSRLRVLVTSDRAPDLVAEITPQAAAELGLADGVPVWTGVKATEVTVVSL; encoded by the coding sequence ATGAAACGCCTCCGCGTCCGCCCCACCGGTCACGGCCCGCGCACCCCGATCGTGCTCGCCGTCCCCGCGCTCCTCGCCGTGGCGTTCCTGGTCCTGCCCCTCGTCGGCGTCCTGGCCCGTACCGAGTGGGGTGCCTTCGGGGCTCACCTGACGGACCCCGGCACCGTGGAGGCCCTGAGGCTGTCGCTGGTGGTCTCCTTCTGGGCGCTCGGCCTCTCCCTCCTGCTCGGCGTCCCGCTGGCCTGGCTGCTCGCCCGGGTGCCGTTCCGCGGCAAGGCGCTCGTCCGCTCGCTCGTCCTGCTGCCGATGGTGCTGCCGCCCACCGTGGGCGGTGTGGCACTGCTGCTCGCGTTCGGGCGGCGCGGCCTCCTGGGTCCCTGGCTGGAGTCCTCGTTCGGCATCACGTTCCCCTTCCACACCTCGGGGGCGGTCCTCGCCGCGACCTTCGTGGCCATGCCGTTCCTCGTCATCAGCCTGGAGGGCGCGCTCGGCGGGCTGCGGCCCCGGTACGAGGAGACGGCGGCCTCCCTCGGCGCCTCGCCGGTACGGGTCTTCTTCACCGTCACCCTCCCGATGGTCGCGCCCGGCCTGCTCGCCGGGGCCGCGCTCACCTGGGCGCGGGCGCTCGGCGAGTTCGGCGCCACGATCACCTTCGCCGGCAACCTCCCCGGCACCACCCAGACCCTGCCGCTCCACGTGTACCTGCTGCTCCAGGAGGAGCCCGAGGCCGCGACCTCCGTCTCCCTGCTGCTGCTCGCCATCGCCATGGCCGTACTCGTCGCCCTGCGCGGCCGCTGGACGGGCACGCCGTCGTCGCCCCGGCGGACCGCGCCCTTGCCCGAACCCGTCGTCGAGCCGGGCGCCGGTCCCGTCGACGGGGCGGCCCCCGTCCCGGCCGACGGGGCAGCCGACGCGGTGCCGGACGGCGGGGCGGCCGACGCGGTGCCGGACGGTGGGCGCTGGGCGTTGCGGGCGGAGGTCGGCGGCTTCACCGAACTGACCCTGGACGCCGACCCCGGCACGACGATCGCCGTCGTCGGCCCCAACGGAGCCGGCAAGACGACCCTCCTCCGCGCCCTCCTCGGCCTCACGCCCCGCGCCCACGCCACCCTGCGGCTCGGCGACACCGACGTCACCGACCTGCCGCCGCACCGGCGCCGGGTGGCCTGGGTGCCGCAGGACGGGGCGCTGTTCCCGCATCTGTCCGCACTCTCGAACACGGCGTACGGCCTCCGGGCCCACGGGGTTCCGCGCGCCGAGGCACGGCGGGCGGCCCACGGCTGGCTCGACCGGCTCGGCGTGGGGCACCTCGCGCACCGCCGCCCCGCGCAGCTGTCCGGCGGCCAGGCGCAGCGGGTCGCCCTCGCCCGCGCGCTGGCCGCCCGGCCCCGGCTGCTGCTCCTCGACGAGCCGCTCGCCGCGCTCGACCAGACGACACGGGCCCATGTGCGGCACACCCTGCGCACCCATCTCGCCGGGTTCGGCGGGGTCTGCCTGATCGTCACCCACGACCCCGTGGAGGCCGTCTCCCTGGCCGACCGGGTCCTCGTCCTGGAGGACGGGCGCACGCTCCAGGACGCCGCCCCCGGCGAGGTGTCCCGGCACCCCCGGTCGCCGTGGGTCGCCCGGATGCTGGGCAGCAACGCGTGGCCGGGTGCCGCGACCGCCGAGGGGCTCGCGCTCGACGGGGGCGGCGCGCTCGTCGCCGCCGAGCCGCCGCCGCCCGGCACGCGGGCCCTCGCGATCATCGCGCCCGAGGCGGTGGCCGTCCACCGGGAGAAGCCCGGCGGCAGCCCCCGTAACGTCTGGCCCGGCACCGTACGGGAGATCACCGCGAGCGGCAGCCGGCTGCGGGTCCTGGTCACCTCCGACCGGGCCCCGGACCTCGTCGCCGAGATCACGCCACAGGCGGCGGCCGAGCTGGGCCTGGCGGACGGGGTGCCGGTCTGGACGGGGGTCAAGGCGACCGAGGTGACCGTCGTCTCCCTCTGA
- a CDS encoding DinB family protein codes for MAVPDRLVPLLAQFDFARQRLTDRMSGPVMDSGNGTDVEVGPMTDAEYLWEPVPDCWSVRRRTDGPGPRATVLTGVGGWGRDATPPPHPTPPPFTTIAWRLSHLSELLALRADHTNGSHSLTRDDYRISGDAASAVAAFESAAGSWRKALLSVDDAALDTVGYSTYPHGSDPEDLFLETVWWVNQELLHHGAEVALLRDLHRLHRRDA; via the coding sequence ATGGCCGTACCCGATCGCCTCGTCCCCCTGCTCGCCCAGTTCGACTTCGCGCGGCAGCGGCTCACCGACCGGATGTCGGGTCCGGTGATGGACAGCGGGAACGGTACGGATGTCGAGGTCGGCCCGATGACCGACGCGGAGTACCTCTGGGAGCCGGTCCCGGACTGCTGGTCCGTCCGCCGCCGCACCGACGGGCCGGGACCGCGCGCGACCGTCCTGACGGGCGTCGGCGGCTGGGGGCGGGACGCGACGCCGCCGCCGCACCCCACGCCGCCGCCGTTCACGACGATCGCCTGGCGGTTGAGCCACCTGAGCGAGCTGCTCGCGCTGCGCGCCGACCACACGAACGGCAGCCACTCCCTGACCCGCGACGACTACCGGATCAGCGGTGACGCGGCCTCCGCCGTGGCGGCCTTCGAATCCGCCGCCGGCTCCTGGCGGAAGGCGCTGCTCTCCGTCGACGACGCGGCGCTCGACACCGTCGGGTACAGCACCTATCCGCACGGCAGCGACCCGGAGGACCTGTTCCTGGAGACCGTCTGGTGGGTGAACCAGGAGCTCCTCCACCACGGCGCGGAGGTCGCCCTCCTCCGGGACCTCCACCGGCTCCACCGCCGGGACGCCTGA
- a CDS encoding SpoIIE family protein phosphatase — METHQSSSKVPQPPRAAVGNASVLRELLPIALWREDAEGRIVEWSLAAQDLLGHRPEHVLGRLATPLLVPEANRELAAGLTVRVQNGETMVGTLPVRHRDGHTITMEMWIVPAADPEGRPGAMLIAVETSEVLRMRENLAAMESLFTQSPIGLALLGPDLRFLRVNDALADMNGVPASGHVGRRLTEVVPGVNATALESLMRQVLDSGTAVVDARRVGRTPADPSRDHIWSCSYAPLSDRAEQPLGLIASLVDITESQEAHIEVERARHRFALLAEAGARIGTTLDLQQTAEEVVGFLVPQLADSADVQMLEAVLEPDDPAASTRGVLRRLAAGFPDPTAPTSLLAPGQTFQLPLDSVYEQVVDRGRPTNLYISDLPALFTDPRTEALRTYFATRIGSARLIPLVARGKVLGAVTVTRLRTREPFDAQDCVLIDEVVARAALNIDNARLYTTQREAALTLQRSLTNSALPAVTGLELTGRYLPASAHDVGGDWFDVIALPGGRTGLVIGDVMGHGIHAAAVMGQLRTAVRTLARHDIAPARMLSSLDDVVTDLGEDEMATCVYAVHDPAAGRWVIARAGHPPPALATPDGTITFLEGPPGTPLGTGAHDFGTEEVALPEGGLLVLYTDGLIEARDRDLDQGMSQLAQALRGLDRPLGTLCDEVLARLLAAGPAQDDVAILMARTTR; from the coding sequence TTGGAGACTCACCAGTCGTCGAGCAAGGTTCCGCAGCCGCCCCGAGCGGCCGTGGGCAACGCGAGCGTGCTTCGCGAGCTGCTGCCCATCGCCCTCTGGCGGGAGGACGCCGAGGGCCGGATCGTCGAATGGTCCCTCGCCGCCCAGGACCTCCTCGGCCACCGGCCCGAGCACGTCCTCGGCCGTCTCGCCACCCCGCTCCTCGTTCCCGAGGCCAACCGTGAGCTGGCCGCCGGGCTCACCGTGCGCGTCCAGAACGGCGAGACCATGGTCGGCACGCTGCCCGTCCGCCACCGGGACGGCCACACGATCACCATGGAGATGTGGATCGTGCCCGCCGCGGACCCGGAGGGACGGCCCGGCGCGATGCTCATCGCCGTGGAGACGTCCGAGGTCCTGCGGATGCGGGAGAACCTCGCGGCGATGGAGAGCCTCTTCACCCAGTCGCCCATCGGCCTCGCTCTCCTCGGCCCCGACCTGCGCTTTCTCCGCGTCAACGACGCCCTCGCCGACATGAACGGGGTCCCGGCCTCCGGCCACGTCGGCCGGCGTCTCACCGAGGTCGTGCCCGGCGTCAACGCGACCGCGCTCGAATCCCTCATGCGCCAGGTCCTCGACAGCGGAACCGCCGTCGTCGACGCCCGGCGGGTGGGCCGTACGCCCGCCGACCCCAGCCGCGACCACATCTGGTCGTGCTCGTACGCCCCTCTCAGCGACCGGGCCGAGCAACCCCTCGGGCTCATCGCCTCGCTCGTCGACATCACCGAGAGCCAGGAGGCGCACATCGAGGTCGAGCGGGCCCGGCACCGCTTCGCCCTGCTCGCCGAGGCCGGCGCCCGGATCGGCACCACCCTCGACCTCCAGCAGACGGCCGAGGAGGTGGTGGGCTTCCTCGTACCCCAGCTCGCCGACTCCGCCGACGTGCAGATGCTGGAGGCCGTCCTCGAACCGGACGACCCGGCCGCCTCCACGCGCGGAGTCCTGCGCCGGCTCGCGGCAGGATTCCCCGACCCGACCGCGCCCACGTCGCTGCTCGCTCCGGGGCAGACCTTCCAGCTCCCGCTGGACTCCGTCTACGAGCAGGTCGTCGACCGGGGGAGACCCACGAACCTCTACATCTCCGACCTCCCGGCGCTCTTCACCGACCCGCGCACGGAGGCGCTCCGCACCTACTTCGCCACCCGGATCGGCTCGGCCCGCCTCATCCCCCTGGTGGCCAGGGGGAAGGTGCTCGGCGCGGTCACCGTGACCCGGCTGCGGACCCGTGAGCCCTTCGACGCGCAGGACTGCGTCCTCATCGACGAGGTCGTGGCCCGCGCCGCCCTCAACATCGACAACGCCCGCCTCTACACCACCCAGCGCGAGGCCGCCCTCACCCTCCAGCGCAGCCTCACCAACAGTGCGCTGCCCGCCGTCACCGGCCTCGAACTCACCGGCCGCTATCTGCCCGCGAGCGCCCACGACGTCGGTGGCGACTGGTTCGACGTCATCGCCCTCCCCGGCGGCCGCACGGGCCTGGTCATCGGCGACGTCATGGGGCACGGCATCCACGCCGCGGCCGTCATGGGCCAGCTGCGGACCGCCGTACGCACCCTCGCCCGCCACGACATCGCCCCGGCCCGGATGCTCAGCTCGCTCGACGACGTCGTCACCGATCTGGGCGAGGACGAGATGGCCACGTGCGTGTACGCGGTCCACGACCCGGCGGCCGGACGCTGGGTCATCGCCCGCGCCGGCCATCCGCCGCCGGCGCTCGCGACCCCGGACGGGACCATCACCTTCCTCGAAGGCCCGCCCGGCACCCCGCTGGGCACCGGAGCCCACGACTTCGGTACGGAGGAGGTCGCCCTGCCCGAGGGCGGCCTGCTCGTCCTCTACACGGACGGTCTCATCGAGGCCCGCGACCGGGACCTCGACCAGGGCATGAGTCAGCTCGCCCAGGCGCTGCGGGGCCTCGACCGGCCCCTGGGCACCCTGTGCGACGAGGTCCTCGCGCGGCTCCTCGCCGCCGGTCCGGCGCAGGACGACGTGGCGATCCTCATGGCCCGTACGACCCGCTGA
- a CDS encoding serine/threonine-protein kinase codes for MNARPARRAEIPSTGVRVNRVIDGRFELVARLGGGGMGTVWRARDLALHRDVALKEVRPPDPAMAEYDVEGARTLRARVLREARALARIDHPGVVTIHHIVDAGEGTYPWLVMELVTGGSLQDRLDRGTMTPVEAAVLGHRLLAALTAAHERDIEHRDVKPANVLLRPDGRPVLTDFGIAAIRESTVLTASGSIIGSPDYMAPERIRGGASGPAADLWSLGMLLYVAVEGHHPLRRENTLATLAAVISDDVPPPVRAGVLTDILTRLLVRDPSARPDTAELDRALTVAAAATGATDASGTVASDAQAAPDAPDAAEPADAKPTDARTGSVEAPARTETAGTATTTGKGSSEGAEAHDGDAATSFRLAPPGAVPPETAPSIPAPAPAPPSVSSSPSPSASASASASASADGVEPTPVVPASGGRRRGRAGRFFGSALVVVLAVGIPVGAMTWDWGPGEAQDGPTTAPAAQGPTSSTTPGSGKGTGTGKTSAPKPRDLLTPAGIRAAVAAVHAATDGAKVTGFVVYPEYAVAESMVKGSTKRYDRYVYRGEDVAVREGPGGTAFPGAVPTDLDVFDWGALTALMKRADKELGIDRPTSRYLVVTPGSTLLGSGPGLSIYLSDTYGVAYLNADTKGRVTSVYPREN; via the coding sequence ATGAACGCGCGTCCGGCCCGCCGCGCGGAGATCCCGAGTACAGGGGTGCGTGTGAACAGAGTGATCGACGGCCGTTTCGAGCTCGTGGCGCGGCTCGGCGGAGGCGGGATGGGAACCGTCTGGCGCGCCCGCGACCTGGCCCTCCACCGTGACGTGGCCCTCAAGGAGGTACGGCCGCCGGACCCCGCCATGGCCGAGTACGACGTCGAGGGCGCCCGGACGCTGCGGGCGCGGGTGCTCCGCGAGGCCCGGGCGCTGGCCCGGATCGACCACCCCGGCGTGGTGACGATCCATCACATCGTGGACGCCGGCGAGGGGACGTACCCCTGGCTCGTGATGGAGCTGGTCACCGGCGGCTCCCTCCAGGACCGCCTCGACCGGGGCACGATGACACCCGTCGAGGCCGCCGTGCTCGGACACCGCCTGCTCGCGGCCCTGACGGCCGCCCACGAGCGGGACATCGAGCACCGCGACGTGAAGCCCGCCAACGTCCTGCTGCGGCCGGACGGGCGGCCGGTCCTCACGGACTTCGGCATCGCGGCGATCCGCGAGTCCACCGTCCTCACGGCCTCGGGTTCGATCATCGGCTCGCCCGACTACATGGCGCCCGAGCGGATCCGCGGCGGCGCGAGCGGTCCGGCCGCCGACCTGTGGTCCCTGGGGATGCTGCTGTACGTGGCGGTGGAGGGCCACCACCCACTGCGCCGGGAGAACACCCTCGCGACCCTGGCGGCCGTGATCTCCGACGACGTACCACCGCCGGTGCGGGCAGGCGTGCTGACCGACATCCTGACCCGCCTGCTGGTACGGGACCCTTCCGCCCGCCCGGACACGGCGGAACTCGACCGGGCCCTGACCGTCGCGGCGGCGGCGACGGGGGCGACGGACGCATCGGGCACGGTCGCCTCGGATGCCCAAGCCGCCCCGGACGCCCCGGACGCCGCGGAGCCTGCGGACGCGAAGCCGACGGACGCGCGGACCGGGAGCGTCGAGGCCCCGGCCCGTACGGAGACAGCCGGTACGGCGACGACAACCGGTAAGGGGTCGTCGGAAGGAGCCGAGGCGCACGACGGCGACGCCGCCACCTCGTTCCGGCTGGCGCCTCCCGGCGCCGTCCCTCCGGAGACGGCGCCGTCCATACCCGCCCCGGCCCCCGCCCCGCCCTCCGTCTCCTCCTCCCCCTCCCCGTCCGCGTCCGCGTCGGCGTCCGCGTCGGCGTCGGCGGACGGCGTGGAGCCGACCCCAGTGGTGCCTGCCTCCGGTGGCCGCCGGAGGGGGCGCGCCGGCCGGTTCTTCGGCAGCGCGCTCGTCGTGGTCCTCGCGGTCGGCATCCCCGTCGGCGCCATGACGTGGGACTGGGGGCCCGGTGAGGCCCAAGACGGTCCGACCACCGCGCCGGCCGCGCAGGGCCCCACCTCGTCGACGACACCGGGGTCGGGTAAGGGGACGGGGACCGGGAAGACCTCGGCCCCGAAGCCGCGCGATCTGCTCACGCCCGCCGGGATCAGGGCCGCCGTCGCCGCGGTCCACGCCGCCACGGACGGCGCGAAGGTCACCGGCTTCGTCGTGTACCCGGAGTACGCGGTGGCCGAGTCGATGGTCAAGGGCAGTACGAAGCGGTACGACCGGTACGTCTACCGGGGCGAGGACGTGGCCGTCCGTGAGGGCCCCGGCGGCACCGCCTTCCCCGGCGCGGTCCCGACCGACCTGGACGTCTTCGACTGGGGCGCCCTGACCGCGCTCATGAAGCGGGCCGACAAGGAGCTGGGCATCGACCGGCCCACCAGCCGGTACCTCGTCGTCACCCCGGGCTCGACGCTGCTCGGGAGCGGCCCCGGCCTGAGCATCTACCTCTCCGACACGTACGGCGTCGCCTATCTCAACGCCGACACGAAGGGCCGGGTGACCTCCGTCTATCCCCGCGAGAACTGA